The Pectobacterium sp. A5351 genome contains the following window.
ACCAGAGATTGAACTCGCGACTTTCTTCACACAGCGCCATCACAACGTGTCGGACAGATTCGACAGACGCATAATGACTGGACTCCGCCCGAAACTCCGCCACCACCCGTCTGGCACGTTCCGGCCAATCAGCAACCAGCGATCGTGCCAGCGGGTTAAGAAACATAAAGCGCAGCAGATTCGGTTCAGAATCGTTTCCCAGCCATCCGGCGAACAGCTGTTCCGACGGCGCATTCCACGCCAGCATGTTCCAGCAGCCATCCAGAAGATACGCAGGGCAGGTAATGTGATGCAGGCTAGCGGCAACCTGCGTATCCGGCGACATTGCCCGATTCTGCTTCTGAGGATCCTTCACGCCAGCAAGGCTAAAAAGATAATCGTGCTCTGCGGGTTCTAGTTTTAACGCCTGCGACACGCGAGTCAG
Protein-coding sequences here:
- a CDS encoding helix-turn-helix transcriptional regulator — its product is MSAHSLMSANSLSGPKALGAFLRALRERTTPEMVGLPASGRRRTSGLRREELAQIARISTTWYTWLEQGRDVSASASALTRVSQALKLEPAEHDYLFSLAGVKDPQKQNRAMSPDTQVAASLHHITCPAYLLDGCWNMLAWNAPSEQLFAGWLGNDSEPNLLRFMFLNPLARSLVADWPERARRVVAEFRAESSHYASVESVRHVVMALCEESREFNLWWSQQAVTAREGGERRFHHPLLGEVAYHQQTFHPAGQGEFKLVMLIAQ